The sequence CGGCAATCCGCATACAAACAAGCCGACGAGGCCGACGGACAGCATGATGACACCGGGGACTGTGTATCCGAGGTAAAGCTTGTGAACCCCGAAGGAGCCGAGAACGATGCCAAGGATGCCGGCGATCAGCTTCTTGTCGGTTTGTTCCTTGGGATAGCTTTCCTCTGCGGCCGGTGCGTTTGGCGGGGCGGCCACTGGAGGCGGGGTCTGTTCCGGTGCGGGCGGTGCGGCTTGTTCCGGTGCTGGCGTTTCTTCTGACATGGTGGTTGTCGAATAGCAAAAATCCATCAAGCTGGCAAGCAGCAAGCAGAAATGAAACCGCGCATCACCCTCGCAGAGACCACACTTGAGGACGGCAGCCACCTGGAGCTCCAGGAGCACGACGGCCGCCGCTACCTCAGCATCCACGGCCAGCAAATCTGCGGCCCGGCCACAAGGGCGGCGGAAGAAGAGCTGGCAAAGCTGGCGGCGGCCCCGTTCCGCCCGGCACGGCAGCCGCGGATCTGGCTCGTGGGGCTGGGGCTCGGAAACATGCTGGCTGCCATCATCCGTGAGCTCCCGCAGAAGCGCGCCGTCTACACCGTGGCGGAAAGCCGCAGCGCACTGCCCGAGTGGAACCGCGAGTTTTTCCCGGAATCCCCTCTCGCCGATCCGCGCGTCGTGATCGAGGAAAATGCGGGCGCAAACGCCCTCAACAAGCAATCCGGCTGCCTCCACGCGATCCTCATCCACCTCGATTCCGCCCCTCTCGCCGGAAAGCAGCGCCTGCTCGTCAACGACAAGCGCTGGCTTTCCGCCACCTACGAGGCGCTCCAACCCGGCGGCCTTCTGGCGATCGGATCCACCCGGAAAATGCCAACCCTGACCCGCAACCTCGAGCGCGAGGGCTACGAGGTCGTCGAACATATGGTGCCCGCCGTGCCGATGGCGAAGAAGCCGCGTTACGTCCCGATCTGGCTCGCGCGCAAGTCGCGAGGTGCCGCTTGAGTCGATCCCGGCTTTGTGCTTTCCTTCCCGCCCCTGATCATGACCCGCATCCAACATCTCGTCCCATTACTCATTGCCGCGACCGCCCATGCCGGGGAGCTCACCTTGGAAATGAAACCTTTTTCCGTCACACAC comes from Akkermansiaceae bacterium and encodes:
- a CDS encoding TM2 domain-containing protein produces the protein MSEETPAPEQAAPPAPEQTPPPVAAPPNAPAAEESYPKEQTDKKLIAGILGIVLGSFGVHKLYLGYTVPGVIMLSVGLVGLFVCGLPTMAVGIVGLIEGILYLTKTDSEFVKTYVVGKKEWF